The following are encoded together in the Triticum dicoccoides isolate Atlit2015 ecotype Zavitan chromosome 6B, WEW_v2.0, whole genome shotgun sequence genome:
- the LOC119326129 gene encoding uncharacterized protein LOC119326129 → MAHARNNTQFLCLAVALLVTLASLTCNAKDTDPNTYSESVSKCKRPMDDYGMRNCDKVYCARNKTETNIYCQSMWECNKPVHDYDQRKCRNFCVSMGYDYLRSYCEHHPYPYCCCHK, encoded by the exons ATGGCACATGCTAGGAACAACACGCAATTTCTGTGCTTGGCCGTAGCTCTTCTAGTCACGTTGGCCTCCCTGACCTGCAACGCCAAGG ACACGGATCCTAACACATACAGTGAATCTGTGTCGAAATGCAAGAGACCGATGGATGATTATGGCATGCGCAACTGCGACAAAGTATATTGTGCAAGGAACAAAACGGAAACTAACATATACTGTCAATCTATGTGGGAATGCAACAAACCAGTTCATGATTATGACCAGCGCAAGTGCCGAAACTTCTGCGTAAGCATGGGCTACGACTACCTCAGGAGCTATTGTGAGCACCACCCCTACCCGTACTGCTGTTGCCATAAGTAA